The following are encoded together in the Clostridium sp. BJN0013 genome:
- a CDS encoding head maturation protease, ClpP-related, giving the protein MKKFWNWVKDEKSGTRTLYLDGVIAEESWFDDDVTPKAFKSDLFAGEGDIVIWLNSPGGDCIAASQIYTMLMDYKGKVTIKIDGIAASAASVIAMAGTTVFMAPTALMMVHNPLTVAIGDSEEMQKAIAMLSEVKESIINAYEIKTGLSRTKLSHLMDAETWLNANKAIELGFADDILEDEKKRIQQDDFTYAFSRRAVTNSLLDKVCPKKTPVKKGISADSLEKRLNNIIH; this is encoded by the coding sequence ATGAAGAAATTTTGGAACTGGGTAAAGGATGAGAAATCTGGCACCCGAACGTTATACCTCGACGGCGTGATTGCCGAGGAATCATGGTTTGATGATGATGTCACCCCTAAGGCTTTTAAATCAGATTTATTTGCCGGTGAGGGTGACATTGTTATTTGGCTGAATTCACCAGGTGGTGATTGCATTGCAGCAAGCCAGATTTACACCATGCTTATGGACTATAAAGGCAAAGTGACCATCAAGATTGACGGAATTGCTGCATCTGCCGCCTCTGTAATTGCTATGGCTGGAACAACTGTGTTTATGGCACCTACTGCACTGATGATGGTCCATAACCCCTTGACCGTAGCAATCGGTGACAGCGAAGAGATGCAAAAAGCCATCGCTATGCTCTCGGAGGTAAAGGAAAGCATCATCAATGCCTATGAAATCAAGACCGGCTTATCAAGGACTAAGCTTTCTCACCTCATGGATGCGGAAACCTGGCTGAATGCTAATAAGGCAATAGAACTCGGCTTTGCAGATGACATTTTGGAGGATGAGAAAAAGCGCATTCAGCAAGATGACTTCACCTATGCTTTCAGCCGTAGGGCTGTCACAAATTCGTTACTTGATAAGGTATGTCCCAAGAAAACCCCTGTCAAAAAAGGTATATCCGCTGATTCACTGGAGAAGCGGCTCAACAACATCATTCATTAA
- a CDS encoding phage portal protein: MGILQGIFKARDKPKDSLSGSRYSFFFGGTTAGKPVNEHTAMQMTAVYSCVRILAETLAGLPLHVYKYNDSGGKEKYLQHPLYRLLHDEPNPEMTSFTFRETLMSHLLLWGNAYAQIIRNARGEVIALYPLMPNKMTVDRDKNGRLFYLYQRSIEDAPTLGKDSLVYLDPSDVLHIPGLGFDGLVGYSPIAMAKNAIGLAMATEEYGAKFFANGAAPGGVLEHPGTIKDPQKVKDSWNAAYQGSTNSHRVAVLEEGMKYQQIGIPPEQAQFLETRKFQINEIARIFRIPPHMLADLEKSSFSNIEQQSLEFVKYTLDPWVVRWEQNMFRSLLMESEKNTVFIKFNVDGLLRGDYVSRMSGYATARQNGWMSANDIRELENLDRIPVELGGDLYLINGAMTKLKDAGAFANTKRLEETQ, from the coding sequence ATGGGAATATTACAAGGAATATTTAAGGCTCGTGACAAGCCGAAGGATAGTCTGAGTGGAAGCCGTTACAGTTTCTTTTTCGGAGGAACTACTGCCGGAAAACCTGTCAATGAACATACGGCAATGCAAATGACGGCGGTCTATTCATGCGTGAGAATACTGGCCGAAACATTAGCTGGACTTCCGCTTCATGTCTACAAATACAACGATAGCGGTGGAAAAGAAAAATATCTACAACATCCGTTATATAGATTGCTCCACGATGAGCCAAACCCTGAGATGACTTCCTTCACGTTCCGAGAAACGCTGATGAGTCATCTTTTATTATGGGGTAATGCTTACGCACAGATTATAAGGAACGCACGTGGTGAGGTTATTGCTCTCTATCCCCTTATGCCAAATAAAATGACAGTCGACCGAGATAAAAACGGACGGCTTTTTTATTTGTATCAGCGAAGCATAGAGGACGCGCCCACCCTTGGCAAGGACAGTCTGGTCTATCTCGACCCATCTGATGTGCTTCATATCCCCGGCTTGGGTTTTGATGGATTAGTGGGATATTCACCGATTGCTATGGCCAAAAATGCCATTGGACTTGCGATGGCTACGGAAGAATACGGTGCGAAGTTCTTTGCTAATGGAGCGGCACCCGGTGGTGTGCTGGAGCATCCGGGAACAATCAAGGACCCACAAAAGGTAAAAGACAGCTGGAACGCTGCTTATCAAGGTTCAACTAACTCCCACAGGGTGGCAGTGTTGGAGGAAGGTATGAAATATCAGCAGATAGGTATACCTCCCGAGCAAGCGCAGTTTCTGGAGACACGAAAATTCCAGATTAATGAAATCGCCCGTATTTTTAGAATACCACCTCATATGCTGGCTGACCTTGAGAAAAGTAGCTTTTCGAATATTGAGCAGCAGTCACTAGAATTTGTCAAATACACTCTTGATCCTTGGGTAGTGCGCTGGGAGCAAAATATGTTTCGTTCTCTTCTCATGGAAAGTGAAAAAAATACTGTCTTCATCAAATTTAACGTGGACGGTTTACTTCGAGGTGACTATGTAAGCCGTATGAGTGGCTACGCAACAGCCAGACAAAATGGATGGATGAGTGCAAATGACATACGTGAGTTGGAGAACCTTGATCGAATACCTGTTGAACTCGGTGGTGATCTCTACCTCATTAATGGAGCTATGACCAAATTAAAGGACGCTGGTGCGTTTGCAAATACAAAAAGATTGGAGGAAACCCAATGA
- a CDS encoding terminase large subunit gives MRKLKKYTPTIFKAADSVYDKSTADYAVAFIEALSHTKGTWAGKPFELIDWQERIIRDVFGILKPNGYRQFNTAYVEIPKKMGKSELAAAVALLLTCGDNEERAEVYGCAADRNQASIVFNVAADMVRMCPALAKRVKILDSTKRLIYQPTGSIYQVLSADVSNKHGFNTHGVVFDELHTQPNRKLFDVMTKGSGDARMQPLYFLITTAGDNQNSICWEVHQKALDIIDGRKNDPTFYPVIYGAALEDDWTDPKVWKKANPSLGITVSMDKVKAAFESARQNPAEENSFRQLRLNQWVKQAVRWMPMEKWDACAFVVNPESLHGRVCYGGLDLSSSTDITAFVLVFPPLDEDDKYSVMPFFWIPEDNIDLRVRRDHVNYDVWEKQGFLKTTEGNVVHYGFIEAFIEELGTKYNIREIAFDRWGAVQMTQNLENLGFTVVPFGQGFKDMSPPTKELMKLTLEQKLAHGGHPILRWMMDNIYIRTDPAGNIKADKEKSTEKIDGAVATIMALDRAIRCGGGTGSSVYDERGLLIF, from the coding sequence ATACGAAAACTCAAGAAATACACACCAACAATATTTAAAGCGGCTGATTCTGTCTACGATAAGTCCACCGCTGATTATGCCGTAGCCTTTATTGAGGCTCTCTCCCATACCAAAGGTACATGGGCGGGTAAGCCATTTGAACTTATCGACTGGCAAGAGCGGATTATCCGTGATGTGTTTGGAATTTTAAAGCCGAACGGTTATCGGCAGTTCAATACTGCTTATGTGGAAATACCGAAAAAGATGGGAAAAAGTGAGCTTGCGGCGGCTGTTGCCCTGTTGCTCACATGCGGAGACAACGAGGAACGTGCCGAGGTTTACGGCTGTGCTGCTGACCGAAACCAGGCATCCATTGTTTTTAACGTTGCAGCGGATATGGTGCGGATGTGTCCTGCTTTAGCAAAACGAGTGAAAATCCTTGACTCAACAAAGCGACTCATCTATCAACCTACGGGCAGTATTTATCAAGTGCTGTCAGCCGATGTCAGCAACAAGCACGGATTTAATACCCACGGAGTGGTGTTTGACGAACTTCACACCCAACCGAACAGAAAGCTCTTCGATGTTATGACTAAAGGTAGCGGTGATGCCAGAATGCAGCCGCTGTATTTCCTTATAACCACTGCCGGGGACAATCAGAACAGTATCTGCTGGGAGGTACATCAGAAGGCTTTGGATATCATAGATGGAAGAAAAAATGATCCTACCTTTTATCCTGTAATATATGGTGCTGCTTTAGAGGATGACTGGACTGATCCAAAGGTGTGGAAGAAAGCGAATCCCTCGCTGGGAATCACGGTCAGCATGGATAAAGTTAAAGCGGCCTTTGAGTCAGCAAGACAGAATCCTGCCGAAGAGAACAGTTTTAGGCAACTTAGGCTCAATCAATGGGTCAAACAGGCAGTGCGGTGGATGCCTATGGAAAAATGGGATGCCTGTGCATTTGTCGTTAACCCAGAATCACTGCATGGGCGAGTTTGCTACGGAGGTCTTGACCTATCGAGCAGTACGGATATCACGGCTTTCGTGCTGGTCTTTCCCCCATTGGATGAGGATGATAAATACTCTGTTATGCCATTCTTTTGGATACCGGAGGACAACATCGATTTGCGGGTTCGACGTGACCATGTAAATTATGATGTATGGGAAAAGCAAGGGTTTCTTAAAACCACGGAAGGCAATGTGGTGCATTACGGTTTCATTGAGGCTTTTATTGAAGAACTTGGAACAAAATATAACATTAGAGAAATAGCCTTCGACCGGTGGGGTGCTGTTCAAATGACGCAGAATCTTGAAAACCTCGGCTTTACGGTTGTTCCGTTCGGTCAAGGCTTTAAAGATATGTCTCCACCGACCAAAGAACTGATGAAACTGACCTTAGAACAAAAGCTTGCCCATGGTGGACATCCGATTCTTCGCTGGATGATGGATAATATCTATATACGAACTGATCCTGCCGGAAACATAAAGGCAGACAAAGAAAAGTCCACTGAGAAGATTGATGGTGCAGTTGCCACGATTATGGCACTCGACCGTGCAATTCGCTGTGGCGGAGGGACCGGTTCTTCTGTTTATGATGAACGTGGTCTGCTTATTTTTTAG
- a CDS encoding DUF5049 domain-containing protein: MDKKIKEQILAIRDTGETNMFDVRKVQEIALREGYDELLAYILDNTSAYAQFILTGEEE; encoded by the coding sequence ATGGATAAGAAGATAAAGGAACAGATACTTGCCATCCGCGATACAGGTGAAACGAATATGTTTGATGTGCGGAAAGTGCAGGAAATTGCTCTGCGAGAAGGATATGACGAGTTGCTTGCTTACATTTTGGATAACACCAGTGCCTATGCCCAATTCATTCTGACCGGAGAAGAGGAATAA
- a CDS encoding gamma-glutamylcyclotransferase family protein gives MNKTFYLAYGSNLNLEQMAHRCPTAKPIGPVVLKDYQLLFRGGHGGSVATVEPFKSKTVPCLLWEITPADEAALDRYEGFPFLYRKEMVKVRLGKKNVETMVYIMNDGRPLGTPSCYYYSVILEGYKSADFDIGILKQAVEDSKEVENG, from the coding sequence ATGAATAAAACATTTTATCTTGCCTATGGCTCAAACCTTAACCTTGAGCAAATGGCGCACCGTTGCCCCACAGCAAAGCCGATTGGGCCGGTTGTTTTAAAGGACTACCAGTTATTGTTTCGAGGCGGACACGGCGGCTCTGTGGCAACTGTGGAGCCTTTTAAGAGCAAGACGGTGCCATGTCTTTTGTGGGAGATTACCCCGGCAGACGAAGCGGCACTTGACCGCTACGAGGGTTTCCCGTTCCTTTACCGAAAGGAAATGGTCAAAGTGAGACTTGGGAAAAAGAACGTGGAAACTATGGTGTATATCATGAACGATGGCAGACCGCTTGGCACTCCCAGTTGCTATTATTACAGCGTCATCCTAGAGGGTTACAAGAGTGCAGATTTCGATATCGGTATTCTAAAGCAGGCTGTAGAGGATTCAAAGGAGGTTGAAAATGGATAA
- a CDS encoding amidoligase family protein, whose product MLNKNFGIEIEFTGITRNEATKVAAEYLNGTVTNTSDYYDTKKITSADGRVWKIMSDGSISCQKRQGRQKVAATREYSVELVSPILTYQEDIETLQELVRRLRKAGAFTNNSCGIHIHLDGADHTARSIRNFVNIIASKNDLFYKALQIEPSRMGYCKKMDEILVEKINRKKPKTLAQIERLWYEGYSESTTRHYHSSRYHFLNLHSFFNGNHTIELRGFNSELHAGKIRSYIVLSLALNRQALTQKCASAKKPQVENEKFAMRTYLNRIGFIGEEFANCREHLTTHLEGSAAWRFRAA is encoded by the coding sequence ATGCTAAACAAGAATTTTGGAATTGAAATTGAGTTCACAGGAATAACAAGAAACGAAGCTACCAAGGTCGCAGCCGAATATCTAAACGGTACAGTCACTAACACAAGCGACTATTACGATACCAAGAAGATTACTAGTGCTGACGGGCGGGTTTGGAAGATTATGAGCGACGGCAGCATTTCTTGCCAGAAGAGACAAGGACGGCAGAAGGTTGCAGCAACAAGAGAATATAGCGTAGAGCTGGTAAGTCCCATCCTGACCTACCAAGAGGATATTGAAACATTGCAGGAATTGGTACGCAGGCTACGCAAGGCAGGAGCTTTCACCAACAACTCCTGCGGAATACACATCCACTTGGACGGAGCAGACCACACAGCAAGGAGTATACGAAACTTTGTAAACATCATCGCAAGCAAGAACGACCTTTTTTACAAGGCATTGCAAATAGAACCTTCACGAATGGGTTACTGCAAAAAGATGGATGAGATTCTTGTTGAAAAAATCAACCGCAAGAAACCAAAAACACTGGCGCAGATTGAGAGACTTTGGTATGAGGGTTACAGCGAAAGCACAACCAGGCATTACCATTCAAGCCGATACCATTTTCTTAACCTGCATAGCTTTTTCAACGGAAACCATACAATCGAACTCAGAGGATTTAACAGCGAACTTCATGCAGGTAAGATAAGAAGCTACATTGTTCTCTCCCTCGCACTAAACCGCCAGGCACTGACACAAAAGTGTGCCTCGGCAAAGAAACCGCAGGTTGAGAATGAAAAGTTCGCAATGCGGACCTACCTCAACCGCATCGGTTTTATTGGCGAGGAATTCGCAAACTGCCGTGAACACTTGACTACCCACTTGGAAGGCTCGGCAGCGTGGCGATTTCGGGCAGCCTGA
- a CDS encoding DUF4314 domain-containing protein, which translates to MNNFPSRETVERIRKQYPVGCRVELVRMDDIQAPPIGTKGIVIGVDDTGSIMVRWENGSSLNVVYGEDLCRRIEK; encoded by the coding sequence ATGAATAACTTTCCTTCAAGAGAAACTGTGGAACGCATCCGCAAGCAATATCCGGTGGGATGCCGAGTAGAACTTGTTCGCATGGACGATATCCAAGCACCTCCCATCGGAACAAAAGGTATTGTCATCGGAGTAGATGACACAGGTAGTATTATGGTTCGCTGGGAGAATGGCTCTTCTCTAAATGTGGTTTACGGAGAGGATTTGTGCAGGAGAATCGAAAAGTAA
- a CDS encoding virulence protein: protein MKINYNVTGPKRKALVGAISLELNAPTTYLGAPTFAYEVGGYHIDKNGMLEGEDNHGLVADLQGLHDFKAITEEYDTPIPEVEPIPEDVQIPYEAALGDEVSPYCDYEEPPAYAESEQSDGVKTNRLTIELPKTDFNDVALENLKRLVESKASLIKKAIGTDCIPIMTTEETISFPWFQGELTSDEVKAYTHFVSALCETAKTQQRVNATEKQVENEKYAFRCFLIRLGFVGSEYKADREILLKNLSGNSAFKNGAPTKAEEVMADE, encoded by the coding sequence ATGAAGATAAATTACAATGTTACCGGTCCAAAACGAAAAGCACTGGTAGGAGCTATCAGCCTGGAGCTAAATGCTCCGACAACATACCTCGGCGCGCCCACCTTTGCATATGAGGTAGGTGGCTACCACATCGACAAGAATGGAATGCTTGAGGGTGAGGACAATCACGGCTTGGTTGCTGACCTACAGGGACTGCATGACTTCAAAGCAATTACAGAAGAATATGATACTCCAATCCCGGAAGTCGAGCCTATCCCAGAGGATGTTCAAATTCCTTATGAAGCGGCTCTTGGGGATGAGGTCAGCCCTTACTGCGATTATGAGGAGCCACCAGCATATGCAGAATCTGAGCAAAGTGATGGGGTTAAAACTAACCGATTGACCATCGAACTGCCAAAGACAGATTTTAACGATGTGGCTCTCGAAAACCTCAAGCGATTGGTAGAAAGCAAAGCGTCTTTAATAAAAAAGGCTATAGGAACTGATTGCATCCCTATAATGACAACCGAAGAAACTATCAGTTTCCCTTGGTTTCAAGGAGAGCTTACTTCGGATGAGGTCAAAGCCTACACTCATTTTGTATCAGCACTATGTGAGACGGCAAAAACTCAGCAGAGAGTCAATGCTACCGAAAAGCAAGTAGAAAATGAAAAGTACGCTTTTCGCTGTTTCCTAATCCGTCTCGGTTTCGTTGGTTCAGAATACAAAGCAGACCGCGAAATCCTGCTAAAGAACCTATCCGGCAACAGTGCCTTTAAAAATGGTGCTCCGACTAAAGCTGAGGAGGTAATGGCTGATGAATAA
- a CDS encoding DNA cytosine methyltransferase encodes MKHKLTLGSLFDGSGGFPLGGLLCDIEPLWASEIEPFPLRVTTKRLPFMKHYGDVSCLDGGKIEPVDIITFGSPCQDMSVAGKRDGLDGERSSLFYDAIRIVKEMRCATDGKYPRYIVWENVPGAFSSNKGEDFRCVLESICHIKDETLSVPKADKWRQAGSIVGEHFSLAWRVLDAQYWGVPQRRKRIFLVADFAGGSAGEILFKSEGLSGYSKESFRAWQGTADCFENGIRETGTSSLILNDQGGNRMDITEDVTCTLRAEAHHPPCVMDAAVFDNHGRDTRFTGPIDVAPTISATYGTGGNNQPFVVGDTPKTLKIRSGCEGGGKGALIQNNKSATLSCNNDQTLFVPKAYGICSKESNAMKSSNPNSGVYEADTSRTIDGNGGNPTCNQGGIAIVESYALQGSMIGRKDKNGPQGDGVNENISFTLNTVDKHAVVFAIDRESFNCGQNYARNLGITEDGISSTLNAQGPSAVATPTYSSSKASFFTAAEEELANTLVATDYKDPPLINDTDGTLYTVRRLTPTECARLQGFPDWWCSDLATKNPTMDDLRTWYEIFETHRKVTGRSTKSKTLKQISKWLKNPHSDSAEYKMWGNGVALPCVYFVLSGIVLFSQNTAD; translated from the coding sequence ATGAAGCATAAACTGACCCTCGGCTCGCTTTTTGACGGCAGTGGCGGTTTTCCCTTGGGCGGTCTGCTCTGTGACATCGAGCCGTTATGGGCATCCGAAATTGAGCCGTTTCCTTTACGGGTTACAACCAAAAGGCTGCCTTTTATGAAACACTATGGTGATGTCTCTTGCCTGGATGGCGGCAAGATAGAACCGGTTGATATAATTACATTTGGCTCACCTTGTCAGGATATGTCTGTGGCGGGTAAGCGTGATGGCTTGGACGGAGAGCGTTCAAGTCTTTTTTATGACGCCATTCGAATTGTAAAAGAAATGAGGTGTGCAACAGATGGTAAATATCCAAGATACATCGTCTGGGAAAACGTGCCGGGTGCTTTCTCCTCAAACAAAGGAGAGGACTTCAGATGTGTCCTTGAAAGCATCTGTCACATCAAAGATGAAACCTTATCAGTTCCTAAAGCTGATAAATGGAGGCAAGCAGGAAGTATTGTGGGAGAGCATTTCTCCCTTGCCTGGCGAGTGCTTGATGCTCAATACTGGGGAGTTCCCCAACGAAGAAAACGCATCTTCCTTGTCGCAGATTTTGCAGGTGGGAGTGCCGGAGAAATACTATTTAAGTCAGAAGGCTTGTCTGGGTATTCTAAGGAGAGCTTCCGCGCGTGGCAAGGAACTGCCGATTGTTTTGAAAACGGCATTAGAGAAACAGGCACAAGCAGTTTGATTTTGAATGACCAGGGTGGCAATCGGATGGATATCACGGAAGATGTCACTTGTACACTTCGAGCAGAGGCACATCATCCACCTTGTGTTATGGATGCAGCCGTTTTTGATAATCACGGAAGAGATACTCGTTTTACGGGACCGATTGATGTTGCACCAACAATATCAGCCACCTATGGGACAGGCGGTAATAATCAGCCTTTTGTAGTCGGTGACACACCAAAAACTCTCAAAATCCGATCTGGTTGTGAGGGCGGTGGCAAAGGTGCTCTTATCCAGAATAATAAATCGGCTACCCTATCCTGCAATAATGACCAGACGTTATTTGTACCGAAAGCTTATGGCATCTGTTCTAAAGAAAGCAATGCTATGAAATCATCTAATCCCAACAGCGGAGTGTATGAGGCCGATACTTCACGAACTATTGATGGAAATGGAGGAAACCCTACCTGCAATCAAGGTGGTATTGCTATTGTAGAAAGCTATGCTCTGCAAGGCTCCATGATTGGAAGAAAGGATAAGAACGGGCCACAGGGTGACGGGGTTAATGAAAATATAAGTTTTACATTAAATACTGTAGATAAGCACGCTGTTGTTTTCGCTATTGATAGAGAATCTTTCAACTGCGGTCAAAATTATGCCAGAAATCTTGGGATTACAGAAGACGGAATATCATCGACACTAAATGCACAGGGGCCAAGTGCTGTAGCAACTCCTACCTACTCTTCAAGCAAGGCATCATTTTTTACTGCCGCTGAAGAAGAACTTGCCAATACACTGGTTGCTACTGACTATAAAGACCCTCCGCTTATAAACGATACAGACGGCACCCTATACACGGTCAGAAGGTTAACTCCGACCGAATGTGCAAGGCTTCAAGGTTTCCCGGACTGGTGGTGTAGTGATCTTGCAACAAAAAATCCAACCATGGATGACTTACGCACTTGGTATGAAATATTCGAAACGCATCGCAAGGTTACGGGAAGGTCAACTAAGTCTAAGACTTTAAAACAGATATCCAAGTGGCTTAAAAATCCACATTCCGATTCTGCGGAATATAAGATGTGGGGCAACGGAGTGGCACTTCCATGTGTATATTTTGTTTTATCGGGCATTGTGTTGTTTTCACAGAATACCGCCGACTAA
- a CDS encoding site-specific DNA-methyltransferase — protein MQIEKLKTELLIPADYNPRKDLKPGDPEYEKLKRSIVQFGYVEPVIWNKTTSHVVGGHQRLKVLLDMGITEVECVVIEMNEEKEKALNIALNKISGDWDKDKLMLLIADLQGTDFDVSLTGFEPAELDALFKDSLKDGIHEDDFDVDAELQKPALTKQGDVWKLGQHRLVCGDSTKADTFTLLMDGKLANLVITDPPYNVNYEGSAGKIKNDNMGNEAFYTFLLSAFQNTEAAMAKDASIYVFHADTEGLNFRKSFSDAGFYLSGTCIWKKQSLVLGRSPYQWQHEPVLFGWKKSGKHNWYADRKQTTIWEFEKPKKNADHPTMKPVALVAYPILNSSLSNCIVLDPFGGSGSTLIACEQTDRICYTIELDEKYCDVIVKRYIEQVGNSDGVFLLRDGSEIRYSDLPEVGADEA, from the coding sequence ATGCAGATAGAAAAACTGAAAACTGAGCTATTGATTCCAGCCGACTATAATCCTCGTAAAGATTTGAAGCCGGGTGACCCAGAATATGAAAAGCTAAAACGCTCCATCGTACAATTCGGCTATGTTGAACCCGTTATATGGAATAAGACCACATCTCATGTGGTCGGTGGCCATCAGCGCTTGAAGGTGCTACTTGATATGGGCATCACCGAAGTTGAGTGTGTGGTTATTGAAATGAACGAGGAAAAAGAAAAAGCTCTCAATATCGCCCTCAATAAAATAAGCGGTGACTGGGATAAAGACAAATTGATGCTTTTAATTGCTGATCTGCAAGGAACTGACTTTGACGTATCCCTCACCGGATTTGAGCCTGCTGAACTGGATGCGTTGTTTAAGGATTCGCTTAAGGATGGTATTCATGAAGATGACTTCGATGTAGATGCAGAACTGCAAAAGCCTGCACTCACCAAACAAGGTGATGTTTGGAAACTCGGACAGCACAGGCTCGTCTGCGGTGATTCCACCAAGGCTGACACTTTCACACTACTGATGGATGGCAAACTTGCAAACCTCGTGATAACTGACCCTCCGTACAATGTTAACTACGAAGGCTCGGCGGGAAAAATCAAAAATGACAATATGGGAAATGAAGCGTTTTATACCTTCTTGCTCTCGGCTTTTCAAAACACCGAAGCAGCAATGGCAAAGGATGCTTCTATTTATGTGTTCCATGCGGATACTGAAGGTTTGAATTTCAGAAAGTCATTCTCTGATGCTGGTTTCTATCTTTCCGGTACTTGCATTTGGAAAAAGCAGTCACTTGTTCTCGGCCGCTCGCCTTATCAATGGCAGCATGAGCCTGTTCTTTTCGGTTGGAAGAAGTCCGGCAAGCACAACTGGTATGCCGATAGAAAACAAACTACTATATGGGAATTTGAGAAGCCAAAGAAAAATGCTGACCATCCGACCATGAAACCTGTGGCATTGGTGGCCTATCCAATCTTAAATAGCAGTTTGTCTAATTGCATTGTACTTGATCCTTTTGGTGGCAGTGGTTCTACCCTTATCGCTTGTGAGCAAACGGATAGGATATGCTATACCATTGAACTGGATGAAAAATATTGTGATGTCATTGTAAAGAGATATATAGAGCAAGTCGGAAACTCTGATGGTGTATTTCTTTTGAGAGATGGCTCGGAAATCCGATATAGTGATCTGCCGGAGGTGGGTGCTGATGAAGCATAA
- the metK gene encoding methionine adenosyltransferase, with amino-acid sequence MEKNMITYKTAESVCAGHPDKLCDLIADNILDACMRKDKASRVACEVMATKGKIIVAGEITCSGKVDIRFIVKNVLREVGYNPWKFAVFVFVHHQSADIAAGVDTALEVRNGITDPYGSIGAGDQGTVYGYATNETSKNLPLPLVLSHRIVKRIDDCRKGKLIKGILPDGKAQVTVEYKDGKPRRVKTIVVSVQHDKDKTQEELSSDIQNNVLWQCFEDFPFDDGTEILINPSGRFVEGGPAADTGLTGRKIMVDTYGGLASHGGGALCGKDPTKVDRSGAYMARYIAKNIVWSGLAEKCEVALSYAIGKANPVAVDVTSFGTGKITDDQLSNIVQEVFNLRPAAIIEKLHLRNAIYSDTAVYGHFNSSLFPWENVNMYTNIRKAAELYADRKTEN; translated from the coding sequence ATGGAGAAAAATATGATTACTTATAAAACAGCAGAAAGTGTTTGTGCTGGGCATCCGGATAAACTTTGTGACCTCATTGCTGATAATATTCTGGATGCTTGTATGCGTAAGGATAAAGCTTCTCGTGTGGCTTGTGAGGTCATGGCTACTAAAGGAAAAATTATCGTAGCGGGCGAAATCACCTGCAGCGGTAAAGTGGATATCCGTTTCATCGTAAAAAATGTACTTCGAGAGGTCGGATATAATCCCTGGAAGTTCGCAGTATTTGTGTTCGTACATCATCAAAGTGCAGACATTGCGGCGGGTGTAGATACTGCACTTGAAGTGCGAAATGGTATTACTGACCCATATGGTTCTATAGGAGCCGGGGATCAAGGTACGGTTTACGGTTATGCGACAAACGAAACAAGTAAGAACCTTCCCCTCCCGTTGGTACTTTCTCATCGTATCGTAAAGCGTATTGATGATTGCCGTAAGGGAAAACTCATCAAAGGAATTTTACCGGATGGTAAAGCACAGGTCACGGTGGAATATAAGGACGGTAAGCCAAGACGTGTTAAGACGATTGTAGTTTCAGTCCAGCATGATAAGGACAAAACCCAGGAAGAACTGAGTTCAGATATCCAAAATAATGTACTTTGGCAGTGCTTTGAGGATTTTCCATTTGATGATGGTACCGAAATCCTTATTAACCCCTCCGGAAGATTTGTCGAGGGTGGTCCTGCTGCCGACACAGGATTGACTGGCAGAAAAATCATGGTTGATACCTATGGTGGCCTTGCATCCCACGGCGGAGGTGCCCTTTGTGGCAAGGACCCAACTAAGGTTGACCGAAGTGGTGCCTACATGGCACGGTACATTGCAAAGAATATTGTTTGGAGCGGTCTTGCAGAAAAATGCGAGGTCGCTCTTTCTTATGCAATCGGCAAGGCAAACCCTGTGGCTGTTGATGTGACTTCCTTTGGTACAGGTAAGATCACCGATGATCAGCTTTCCAATATTGTGCAGGAGGTATTTAACCTAAGACCTGCCGCAATCATTGAAAAACTACATTTAAGAAATGCTATCTATTCCGATACAGCGGTTTACGGACATTTTAATTCCAGTCTGTTCCCCTGGGAGAATGTCAATATGTACACAAATATAAGAAAGGCGGCTGAATTATATGCAGATAGAAAAACTGAAAACTGA